The Bernardetia litoralis DSM 6794 genome includes a window with the following:
- a CDS encoding lytic transglycosylase domain-containing protein, with amino-acid sequence MKTTYFSFSLVLLFLITTFSSCVAQQISDIQTVMPIKIPDTVYFAGERIPLEDEDVKERLDRELISIIYGHASTMLLLKRSGRWRKPLEDSLTKYGVHKDFFYLAIAESALDPLIKSNRDALGTWQFLEGTGKQFGLIINDNIDERQDPLKSCVAATKYFHQAYKKFESWASVAASYNRGMAGLEKAMDNQGTRNYYDLFLNSETSRYVLRIAALKMVLENPKKYGYCIEEYEYYNTFEFDEITITENIESVPKWAKKQGMTYKEFRLYNPAIAINDNKYNFIVPKGGYVFRVKKKK; translated from the coding sequence TTGAAAACTACTTATTTTTCTTTTTCGCTAGTGCTTTTATTTTTGATTACTACCTTTTCTTCTTGTGTAGCACAACAAATTAGTGACATTCAGACCGTTATGCCTATCAAAATTCCTGATACAGTTTATTTTGCTGGTGAGCGAATTCCTTTAGAAGACGAAGACGTAAAAGAAAGGTTAGATAGAGAGCTTATTTCTATTATTTATGGACATGCTTCTACAATGCTTTTGTTGAAACGTTCTGGAAGATGGCGCAAACCATTGGAAGATAGCCTCACAAAGTATGGAGTTCATAAAGATTTCTTTTATTTAGCCATTGCAGAAAGTGCACTTGATCCACTTATAAAATCAAATAGAGATGCACTAGGAACATGGCAGTTTTTGGAAGGAACAGGAAAACAATTTGGATTAATAATAAATGATAATATTGACGAAAGACAAGACCCTTTAAAATCCTGTGTAGCAGCTACAAAATATTTTCATCAAGCCTATAAAAAGTTTGAAAGCTGGGCATCTGTGGCAGCTTCTTACAATAGAGGAATGGCAGGATTAGAAAAAGCAATGGACAATCAAGGAACTAGAAATTACTATGATTTATTCTTAAATTCAGAAACTTCTCGTTATGTTCTCCGAATTGCAGCCTTAAAAATGGTCTTAGAAAATCCAAAAAAATACGGTTATTGCATAGAAGAATATGAATATTACAATACCTTTGAATTTGATGAAATAACCATTACAGAAAATATTGAAAGCGTTCCTAAATGGGCAAAAAAACAAGGAATGACCTATAAAGAATTTCGTTTGTACAACCCTGCTATTGCAATTAATGACAATAAATATAACTTTATTGTGCCAAAAGGTGGATATGTTTTTCGTGTAAAAAAGAAAAAATAG
- a CDS encoding MbnP family protein, with product MKQLNYYSLLVLILVLFSCKESESKKEDETEKVTLEVQFFVGNEPLNLLKEYQNDLNQKYLLENFKFYLSNFEFESASTNETFKVEDSYLLFSAEREKSIFEREILVKKGEFDKMNFSIGIDSVTNTSLDNTGDLDISNSMAWDWNTGYKFVVMEGKYFNDTSNSNASIPLVFHIGLNQNYKKVSLSFDSVNEKGVFDTSNKRIVLKVDLNDFFSSPNQIDFNEINNIMGGGKSLLLSQNYENGFITLKETE from the coding sequence ATGAAACAATTAAATTATTATTCATTATTAGTTTTAATTTTAGTTTTATTTTCTTGTAAAGAAAGTGAATCTAAAAAAGAAGATGAAACAGAAAAAGTAACATTAGAAGTACAGTTTTTTGTAGGAAATGAACCTTTAAATTTATTGAAGGAATATCAAAATGACTTAAATCAAAAATATTTATTAGAAAATTTTAAATTTTATCTAAGTAATTTTGAATTTGAATCAGCTTCTACGAATGAAACTTTTAAAGTAGAAGATTCTTATTTGTTATTTTCTGCTGAAAGAGAAAAGAGTATTTTTGAGAGAGAAATTTTGGTAAAAAAAGGAGAGTTTGATAAAATGAATTTTTCTATTGGTATAGATTCTGTTACAAATACTTCTTTGGATAATACTGGTGATTTGGATATTAGTAATAGTATGGCGTGGGATTGGAATACAGGCTATAAATTTGTAGTCATGGAAGGAAAGTATTTTAATGATACTTCTAACTCAAATGCTTCTATTCCTTTAGTTTTTCATATTGGATTGAATCAAAATTACAAGAAAGTTAGTTTGAGTTTTGATTCTGTAAATGAAAAAGGAGTTTTCGATACAAGTAATAAAAGAATTGTTTTAAAAGTAGATTTGAATGATTTTTTCTCTTCTCCGAATCAAATTGATTTTAATGAAATCAATAATATAATGGGAGGAGGAAAATCACTTTTACTTTCTCAAAATTATGAAAACGGTTTTATTACGCTTAAAGAAACTGAGTAG
- a CDS encoding nuclear transport factor 2 family protein, translating into MNSREEKEQLITDFYTAFINRDAEKMVSYYDDDIVFNDPIFKNLKGEEAKDMWRMLLSSPTEVKVSFSNVEANGIKGSANWEAIYPFSKTGNTVHNKIKAQFEFENGKIIRHTDDFDLWKWSGMALGISGKLLGWTSLLQNKVRDTAQQNLDKYRESKK; encoded by the coding sequence ATGAATTCTAGAGAAGAAAAAGAACAACTGATTACTGACTTTTATACTGCCTTTATTAATAGAGATGCCGAAAAAATGGTAAGTTATTATGATGATGATATAGTTTTTAATGACCCTATTTTTAAAAATCTAAAAGGAGAAGAGGCAAAGGATATGTGGCGTATGTTACTTTCAAGTCCAACAGAAGTGAAAGTTTCATTTTCAAATGTTGAAGCAAATGGAATCAAAGGTTCAGCCAACTGGGAAGCAATTTATCCATTTAGCAAAACAGGAAATACAGTACATAATAAAATAAAAGCTCAATTTGAGTTTGAAAATGGCAAAATTATCCGTCATACAGATGATTTTGATTTATGGAAATGGTCTGGAATGGCTTTGGGAATATCAGGAAAATTGCTAGGATGGACTTCTTTATTGCAAAATAAAGTAAGAGATACAGCTCAACAAAATTTAGATAAGTACAGAGAAAGCAAAAAATAA
- a CDS encoding outer membrane beta-barrel protein, translated as MNKFFKHSIFLLLLVTFIFSSSTIFAQDMRIDKDKNIINTRDEIIPGYFIMDFGVSSLLDAPDPMDLKVWGSWSINLSYMANIDLGTNVKFLPGVSLAVDNYMFKDDVSLFRGQNVLGEDKIQFYELQQDEIRKSKFSVTYVDIPLEFHYIPNPTQKGLRFALGGKFGIPVSAATKIRYKNDGANFIDKTKNNFFVSKIRYGALARIGYGSFYLFGYYGFNSLFQKDKLDCDCNGGSPITIGITLFAF; from the coding sequence ATGAACAAATTTTTTAAACATTCCATTTTTTTGCTTCTTCTAGTAACTTTTATATTTTCTAGTTCTACTATTTTTGCACAAGATATGCGTATTGATAAGGATAAAAATATCATCAATACTAGAGACGAAATTATCCCAGGATATTTTATTATGGATTTTGGGGTAAGCTCGTTGCTTGATGCGCCTGACCCAATGGATTTGAAAGTTTGGGGTTCGTGGTCAATAAATTTATCTTATATGGCAAATATAGATTTAGGTACGAATGTAAAATTTTTACCAGGGGTTTCGCTTGCTGTGGATAATTATATGTTTAAAGATGATGTAAGTCTTTTTAGAGGACAAAATGTTTTGGGTGAAGACAAAATACAATTTTATGAACTTCAACAAGACGAAATCAGAAAAAGTAAATTTTCAGTAACTTATGTAGATATTCCTTTAGAATTTCATTATATTCCAAATCCAACACAAAAAGGACTTCGTTTTGCTTTGGGAGGAAAGTTTGGAATTCCTGTTTCTGCAGCTACAAAAATAAGATATAAAAATGATGGTGCTAATTTCATAGATAAGACAAAAAATAATTTTTTTGTATCAAAAATACGTTATGGTGCTTTGGCTCGTATAGGATATGGAAGTTTTTATTTGTTTGGTTATTATGGTTTTAATTCATTATTTCAAAAAGATAAGTTAGATTGCGACTGCAATGGAGGAAGTCCAATAACCATTGGTATTACTTTATTTGCATTTTAA